The segment CCGGCGCCGTGTGCACCACGCCCGCAGCAGCCATGCCCGCCGGCTTCGGCGTCGGCCTCATCGAGGGTTGGCGCGGCCCGGTCTTCATCGCACTGGAAACTGCAGCCGACGGATCGATCCGGCGCTGCCATCCGCACGACCCGTCGTGGCACAACTGGCCAGCACTCGAGCATGCGATCGTCGGCGACATCGTTGCCGACTTTCCGCTGATCAACAAGTCGTTCAACCTGTGCTACAGCGGCGTGGACCTGTGAGGGGCCTATGCTCGACATCCTGAAACAGATCGCGCGTATCGGCATCATCACCGAAAGACGCGCTCAGGCAACACCGCCATCCGGGGAATCGGGAGAATCCGCCAACGCCGCACGACGCGCGCTCGGGCCCGCCCTGTGCATGCGTCATGTCGACAGCGGATCGTGCAACGGCTGCGAGCTCGAGATCCACGCACTCGGCAACGCCTATTACAACATCGAGGCGAACGGGATGAAGTTCGTCGCGAGTCCGCGTCATGCCGACCTGCTGCTGCTCACCGGGCCGGTGTCGCACCATATGCACGAGGCCCTGACACGCACCCACGACGCGATGCCGTCACCCAAGCTGGTGCTTGCGGTCGGAGATTGTGCGATCGACGGCGGCGTCTTCGGTGCCGGCTACGCGAGCCATGGCGGCGCCAGCGGCGTGATCGCCACCGATGCAACGGTGCCTGGCTGCCCACCGCCGCCCGAGGCGATCATCGACGGCATTCGCCGCGCGCTGCGC is part of the Pseudomonadales bacterium genome and harbors:
- a CDS encoding formate hydrogenlyase translates to MLDILKQIARIGIITERRAQATPPSGESGESANAARRALGPALCMRHVDSGSCNGCELEIHALGNAYYNIEANGMKFVASPRHADLLLLTGPVSHHMHEALTRTHDAMPSPKLVLAVGDCAIDGGVFGAGYASHGGASGVIATDATVPGCPPPPEAIIDGIRRALR